A region of Allocoleopsis franciscana PCC 7113 DNA encodes the following proteins:
- a CDS encoding DUF2442 domain-containing protein produces MGILAIRADERVKDVRFTEETISVDLMDGRTITVPLVWYPRLLNATPEQRSQWKVSGGGYGIHWEEIDEDLSTEGMLRGAPAPRQNLSAAEGLAT; encoded by the coding sequence ATGGGTATTTTGGCGATTCGAGCGGATGAGAGAGTTAAGGATGTTCGCTTTACCGAAGAGACAATTAGTGTCGATTTGATGGATGGTCGAACGATTACCGTGCCTCTGGTTTGGTATCCAAGATTGCTTAACGCTACACCTGAACAGCGATCGCAGTGGAAAGTAAGCGGTGGGGGTTACGGCATTCACTGGGAGGAGATAGATGAGGATCTCAGTACAGAAGGTATGTTACGAGGTGCTCCTGCTCCGAGGCAAAACTTATCTGCGGCAGAAGGACTTGCAACGTAG
- a CDS encoding leucine-rich repeat domain-containing protein: MTDEELLDVIEKAAKEGATSLNLSEKKLTTLPKEIGNLTHLTALDLYNNQLTTLPKAIGNLTRLTQLYLGSNQLTTLPKEIGSLTHLIQLFLSDNQLTALPKEIGNFTNLMQLHLRHNQLKVLPKEISNLTNLTALSLRDNPLTSPPQEIVQQGAQVILTYLCEQWSDSQR; the protein is encoded by the coding sequence GTGACAGACGAAGAACTGCTCGACGTTATTGAAAAAGCAGCGAAGGAGGGCGCAACGTCCCTTAACCTATCAGAAAAGAAACTGACGACGCTGCCAAAAGAAATCGGTAATCTCACCCATCTAACAGCGCTAGACCTCTACAACAACCAATTGACGACACTGCCAAAAGCAATCGGCAATCTTACCCGTCTGACTCAACTCTACCTTGGCAGTAATCAACTGACGACGCTGCCAAAAGAAATCGGAAGTCTCACCCATCTGATACAGCTTTTCCTCAGCGACAATCAGCTAACGGCACTGCCCAAAGAAATCGGAAATTTTACCAATTTAATGCAGCTTCACCTCCGTCATAACCAACTGAAAGTGCTTCCCAAAGAAATCTCTAATCTCACCAACCTGACAGCACTATCCCTCAGGGATAATCCACTGACTTCGCCACCTCAGGAGATTGTTCAGCAAGGGGCGCAGGTCATTTTGACTTATCTTTGTGAGCAATGGTCGGATAGTCAACGATAA
- a CDS encoding GNAT family N-acetyltransferase translates to MTLQFQYSTLTQSEDVELLGSILDQCFLAQPGNSAAYINKVGMENLRIIRQSEQIVGGLATIPMGQWYGGQRVPMMGIAAVGIAPQYRGTGAAIALMQHTLNEIYAQGIPISALYPATQRLYRKAGYEQAGNRCSWEIPTASIQIREQSLPLQPVVPIDLEVFYDLYQKQAKLINGNLDRHSFIWQQIIHSSENERVYAYLIGTGDRPQGYAILSQHEKEDKTFLLIRDWVALTSAAAQSFWSFVANHRSQIDQVRWRGAAIDVLRLLLPEQTTTIKSMQTWLLRVVDVTKALEKRGYPSGLQAELHLEVQDDLIAENNSRFILSVSQGQGEVTKGGTGELKLHIRELAPLYTSLFTPYQLQLTGRLEATETALDTAAQVFAGVSPWMPDFF, encoded by the coding sequence ATGACCCTTCAATTTCAATACAGCACCCTTACCCAGAGCGAGGACGTTGAGCTACTTGGGTCTATCCTCGACCAATGTTTTCTCGCTCAACCGGGTAACAGTGCAGCCTACATCAATAAGGTAGGTATGGAAAACCTCCGTATCATCCGTCAATCTGAGCAAATCGTTGGTGGACTGGCGACGATTCCAATGGGTCAGTGGTATGGGGGGCAGCGTGTACCGATGATGGGCATTGCTGCTGTTGGCATTGCTCCCCAGTATCGAGGAACTGGTGCAGCGATCGCTCTGATGCAGCACACCCTCAATGAAATTTATGCTCAGGGTATACCGATTTCTGCTCTCTATCCAGCGACTCAACGCCTATACCGCAAAGCAGGGTACGAGCAGGCAGGTAACCGATGCAGTTGGGAAATTCCCACCGCGAGTATTCAGATTCGGGAACAGTCACTCCCACTGCAACCTGTAGTTCCCATCGATCTGGAGGTCTTTTATGACCTTTATCAGAAGCAAGCAAAACTCATCAATGGAAATTTAGACCGTCATTCCTTCATCTGGCAGCAAATCATCCACTCCTCTGAAAATGAAAGAGTATACGCCTATCTCATTGGAACAGGCGATCGCCCTCAAGGGTATGCCATCCTCAGTCAGCACGAAAAAGAGGATAAAACTTTTCTGCTTATCCGGGATTGGGTTGCTCTCACCTCTGCTGCGGCACAAAGCTTTTGGTCGTTTGTTGCCAATCATCGCTCCCAGATTGACCAAGTACGGTGGCGTGGCGCTGCAATTGATGTCTTGAGACTGCTGTTGCCGGAGCAAACGACCACGATCAAGTCTATGCAAACTTGGCTGCTGCGGGTGGTCGATGTCACTAAGGCACTGGAAAAGCGAGGGTATCCGTCGGGACTTCAAGCCGAACTGCACTTAGAGGTGCAAGATGATCTCATTGCTGAGAATAACAGCAGATTTATCTTGTCAGTTTCGCAGGGACAGGGTGAGGTGACTAAGGGGGGAACGGGAGAACTCAAGCTCCACATTCGGGAATTAGCCCCCCTCTACACCAGCTTGTTTACCCCTTATCAGTTGCAGCTAACCGGACGACTGGAGGCGACCGAAACAGCTCTCGATACGGCGGCACAAGTGTTTGCAGGGGTATCGCCTTGGATGCCAGATTTCTTTTAA
- a CDS encoding cytochrome P450 → MTTNDALASRPLPPGSFGLPFIGETLSFLSDPEFADKRHQKYGPIFKTQILGRPTVVMVGPEANRFILSTDMHRFSWREGWPNTFKELLGESLFLQEGEEHRRNRKLLMPAFHGPALANYLTSMEGIVQNYLEKWESLGTFTWFGELKQMTFDIASTLLMGSEPGPLTALLSQWFTELTAGLFSVPLRWNWTTYGKALKARDQLLAHIEQAIIKRQKEPAQDALGLLVQSRDEEGNGLSLEEIKVQALLMLFAGHETTTSMLTLLCMALAQHPDVLARARAEQQALAAEGGLTLEQLKQMSYLEQVLREVERLYPPIGGGFRGVVQEFEFNGYTIPKGWQALYRINSTHKDSRVYTEPEQFDPDRFSPERAEHKKQEFSLVGFGGGPRICLGIAFAQMEMKIFAAHLLRHYTWELLPGQNLTLDVIPTLHPRSGLQVKFHKIS, encoded by the coding sequence ATGACTACTAATGATGCTCTTGCCTCCCGTCCTTTGCCTCCAGGTAGCTTCGGTCTACCCTTCATTGGCGAAACCCTGAGCTTTCTATCCGACCCAGAATTCGCTGACAAGCGGCATCAAAAATATGGCCCGATTTTCAAGACCCAGATTTTGGGGCGTCCCACTGTTGTTATGGTCGGGCCAGAAGCGAATCGCTTTATTTTATCCACCGATATGCATCGGTTTTCTTGGCGTGAAGGATGGCCTAACACCTTCAAAGAACTGCTAGGCGAGTCGTTATTTCTGCAAGAAGGTGAGGAACATCGCAGGAACCGCAAGCTGTTGATGCCAGCTTTTCATGGCCCAGCCTTAGCCAATTACCTGACTTCCATGGAAGGCATTGTCCAAAATTATTTGGAAAAATGGGAGAGTCTGGGAACCTTTACCTGGTTTGGTGAACTCAAACAGATGACGTTTGATATTGCCAGCACGTTGCTGATGGGTAGTGAACCGGGGCCGCTCACAGCGCTTTTATCGCAATGGTTTACTGAACTAACGGCAGGTTTATTTTCTGTGCCGTTGCGCTGGAATTGGACTACCTACGGTAAGGCACTTAAAGCGCGAGACCAACTCCTGGCTCACATCGAACAAGCGATTATTAAACGGCAGAAAGAACCCGCACAGGATGCCTTAGGATTGCTGGTGCAGAGTCGCGACGAAGAAGGCAATGGTTTGAGCTTGGAAGAAATTAAAGTTCAAGCACTCCTGATGTTGTTTGCAGGTCATGAGACGACCACATCCATGCTCACCTTACTGTGCATGGCTTTGGCGCAACACCCAGATGTGTTAGCGCGTGCTCGTGCCGAACAGCAAGCACTGGCGGCAGAGGGTGGCTTGACTTTAGAGCAGTTGAAACAAATGAGTTATCTAGAACAGGTGCTGCGGGAAGTGGAGCGCCTGTATCCTCCTATTGGTGGCGGCTTTCGCGGCGTGGTGCAGGAGTTTGAATTTAATGGCTACACGATTCCCAAAGGATGGCAAGCTCTCTACCGGATTAACAGCACTCATAAAGATAGCCGAGTTTACACCGAGCCAGAGCAGTTTGACCCAGACCGTTTTAGTCCCGAACGAGCGGAGCATAAAAAACAAGAGTTTAGTTTAGTAGGGTTTGGCGGTGGCCCTCGCATTTGTTTGGGAATTGCGTTTGCTCAGATGGAAATGAAGATTTTTGCGGCGCATCTGCTGCGTCATTACACTTGGGAGTTACTGCCAGGACAGAATTTAACCCTTGACGTGATACCAACACTGCACCCCCGTTCTGGGTTACAGGTAAAGTTTCACAAGATATCGTAG
- a CDS encoding serine/threonine-protein kinase, with product MSYCLNPSCSKPQNPKDIQLCRSCGSALLLHKRYQALKLIGQGGFGRTFLAVDGGKPSQPRCVIKQFFPQQPGTDHAQKAAELFRQEAKRLKELGKHPQIPTLLAYFEQKGQQYLVQECIEGQNLAQELTEEGAFNESQIRELLTSLLPILKFVHDHQVIHRDIKPANIIRRISPTLGTQRGATLTHSRKSQLVLVDFGAAKFATGTALLKTGTSIGSAEYTAPEQIRGKAVFASDLYSLGVTCIHLLTQIPPFDLFDSSEDTWVWRDFLLNPVSDALARVLDKLLQSATKRRYQSVAEVVRDLNLVPTPRATQTFSVPRTHSRSTPQTTPKPAVQASTASPLQTPGWLDADIFEDYCDQTQCVFPFDVASEAPIQPVAHPHDSWVTTTPKNLRQAAAVRVGFATLMIFATSSLVRLAANHWTETQLSPGDSLSTLLDTEPPRSDFLEMAQPIYTISKSGSILSLAISPDGQTLVSGSDSDWWEVSPSAEQGTSRSLKDQQQSKITVWDLPTGKRRYTLDTQYPVWSVALSPDSQILITSTTNHSSDQSGVSGDKGSIQLWHLGTGKLLHTIPKSVEDGKFVAISPDGQTLASSANESIKLWDLQTGKLIRILDAQASGVDSLVFSQDGQTLASTGFDGSITLWNRRTGDLIRTLEGQVGALDSISISPDGQTVVSGITKGEQGAIATWNVHTGKLIHTFNPPNPVDKVAISPDGKTFATSTWDSKAGIIKVWNLETGKLIRTLQAHLSVVDSLSFSPDGKTLISGSLDQSIKIWQVYP from the coding sequence ATGAGCTATTGCCTGAATCCAAGCTGCTCGAAGCCCCAAAACCCCAAGGACATCCAGTTGTGCCGAAGCTGCGGGTCAGCCTTGTTATTACACAAGCGTTATCAAGCCCTAAAGCTAATTGGTCAAGGTGGCTTTGGCAGAACCTTTCTGGCGGTGGATGGAGGTAAACCCTCTCAACCACGCTGTGTGATTAAGCAGTTTTTCCCCCAACAACCCGGTACGGATCATGCCCAGAAAGCCGCAGAATTATTTCGCCAGGAAGCTAAGCGATTAAAGGAACTCGGCAAACATCCCCAAATCCCCACACTATTGGCTTATTTTGAACAAAAAGGACAGCAATACTTAGTCCAAGAATGTATCGAGGGGCAAAATCTCGCTCAAGAACTCACAGAGGAAGGCGCTTTCAACGAAAGCCAGATTCGGGAATTGCTCACCAGTTTGCTACCCATCCTCAAATTTGTCCATGACCATCAGGTCATCCACCGGGACATTAAACCCGCCAATATCATTCGCCGCATTTCCCCCACTCTCGGAACCCAACGGGGGGCAACACTCACACATTCCCGAAAAAGTCAACTGGTTTTAGTCGATTTTGGTGCCGCCAAATTCGCAACAGGAACCGCCTTATTGAAGACAGGAACTTCCATTGGTAGTGCTGAATATACCGCTCCTGAACAAATTAGAGGTAAAGCCGTTTTTGCTAGCGATCTTTACAGCTTAGGCGTCACCTGCATTCATCTGCTCACCCAGATTCCACCCTTTGATTTATTTGATAGCAGTGAGGATACCTGGGTTTGGCGAGATTTCTTACTCAATCCAGTGAGTGATGCTTTAGCCAGGGTTTTGGACAAATTACTGCAAAGTGCGACCAAGCGACGCTATCAATCCGTCGCGGAAGTTGTCAGGGACTTAAACCTTGTGCCGACTCCAAGAGCCACACAAACTTTTTCAGTCCCTAGAACCCATAGCCGGTCTACACCTCAAACCACTCCAAAACCAGCGGTTCAGGCTTCCACCGCATCACCCCTACAAACCCCAGGCTGGTTGGATGCAGACATTTTCGAGGACTATTGTGATCAAACCCAGTGCGTTTTTCCGTTTGACGTGGCATCAGAAGCTCCGATTCAGCCTGTCGCTCATCCGCATGATTCATGGGTTACGACGACACCGAAAAACCTGCGGCAAGCGGCAGCTGTAAGAGTGGGATTTGCTACGTTGATGATTTTCGCAACCAGTAGTTTGGTGCGATTGGCAGCTAATCATTGGACTGAGACACAGCTTTCTCCTGGGGATTCACTCTCGACGCTATTAGACACTGAGCCACCCAGGTCTGACTTTTTAGAAATGGCTCAACCCATCTATACTATCTCTAAGTCAGGCTCAATACTGTCCCTTGCCATCAGCCCAGATGGTCAAACCCTGGTCAGTGGGAGTGATAGTGATTGGTGGGAAGTTTCTCCCTCTGCTGAACAGGGCACATCTCGCTCGCTCAAAGACCAGCAGCAAAGTAAAATTACAGTTTGGGATCTGCCGACCGGAAAACGGCGTTACACCTTAGATACTCAGTATCCAGTTTGGTCAGTTGCCCTCAGTCCCGATAGTCAGATTTTGATCACGAGCACGACTAATCATAGTTCCGATCAATCGGGCGTCTCTGGAGATAAAGGCAGTATTCAGCTTTGGCATTTGGGCACTGGCAAACTACTCCACACCATCCCAAAATCCGTAGAGGATGGAAAGTTTGTGGCAATCAGTCCCGATGGGCAAACCCTTGCCAGTAGCGCGAATGAAAGCATCAAGCTTTGGGACTTGCAAACGGGAAAACTGATCCGCATTCTGGATGCACAAGCATCGGGTGTTGATTCTCTGGTTTTTAGTCAGGATGGACAGACGCTTGCCAGTACTGGGTTTGACGGTAGCATCACCCTATGGAATCGGCGTACTGGAGACTTGATCCGCACCTTAGAGGGACAAGTTGGTGCTTTAGATTCCATTAGTATTAGTCCTGATGGTCAAACTGTAGTGAGTGGTATTACCAAGGGAGAACAGGGAGCGATCGCCACTTGGAATGTGCATACCGGCAAACTGATACATACATTCAATCCACCGAATCCGGTTGATAAAGTAGCTATCAGTCCCGATGGGAAAACGTTTGCTACTAGCACTTGGGATTCCAAGGCAGGAATCATTAAAGTTTGGAATCTAGAAACCGGAAAACTGATTCGGACTCTACAGGCTCACCTGAGTGTAGTTGATTCTCTCAGCTTCAGTCCCGATGGAAAGACCCTCATCAGTGGCAGCCTTGACCAATCCATCAAAATTTGGCAGGTTTATCCTTAA
- a CDS encoding IS701 family transposase, whose protein sequence is MNLPRDAIATVSFVDQYCAVYQNLFPEVRSFECFKFLHLGMISEIKRKSLPAIARAVGLESSQSLHHFLANSPWDIETVRQQRIELIKLALKEREIILCIDETGDNKKGKSTDYVARQYIGNLGKTENGIVSVNAYGVLEGITFPLIFKIFKPKSRLQEKDVYKTKPRLAIEIIHELIAMGFKFRLVLADSLYGESGDFIEALNQHQLQFVVAIRSNHGVWMPQGWRVRYTRWKKFERVFSNGDTQGRYIREIVFGKRRHLRYWQITTDPVGLPENCTWFIMTNLVGDIQKSVGNNYGLRTWIEYGFKQAKDELGWADYRVTDYQTIERWWEIVCSAYLMVSLQSQIFKEADSRQQFTSTFDKLERQFCQHQWWDEGRGWKNILNNLRLIIQPTIFFHLITPWLKVFQIPMLKQGFFHLIDIMNKFNAYVPDG, encoded by the coding sequence ATGAACTTACCCAGAGATGCGATTGCTACCGTTTCCTTTGTGGATCAGTACTGTGCTGTCTACCAGAATCTGTTTCCAGAAGTGAGGAGCTTTGAATGTTTCAAGTTCCTGCATTTAGGGATGATTTCAGAAATCAAAAGAAAATCTTTGCCTGCAATTGCGAGAGCCGTAGGACTAGAAAGCTCACAATCGTTACATCATTTTCTCGCCAACTCGCCTTGGGATATAGAAACGGTGAGACAACAACGAATTGAGTTAATAAAGCTGGCTTTAAAAGAGCGAGAAATTATCCTATGTATTGATGAAACTGGAGACAATAAAAAAGGTAAAAGTACAGATTATGTAGCGCGGCAATATATTGGAAACTTGGGAAAAACTGAAAATGGGATAGTATCGGTCAATGCTTATGGAGTTTTAGAGGGTATTACATTTCCCTTAATTTTTAAGATATTTAAGCCAAAGTCTCGCTTGCAAGAGAAAGATGTTTATAAAACTAAACCTCGGTTAGCTATAGAAATTATTCATGAACTAATAGCAATGGGGTTTAAGTTTCGCTTAGTTTTAGCGGATAGTCTTTATGGAGAAAGCGGGGACTTTATTGAAGCTCTCAATCAACATCAACTCCAGTTCGTTGTGGCTATCCGAAGTAACCACGGGGTCTGGATGCCTCAAGGATGGCGGGTGCGATACACCAGGTGGAAAAAATTTGAGCGCGTTTTTTCTAATGGAGATACACAAGGGAGATACATTAGGGAAATTGTTTTTGGTAAACGACGCCACCTCAGATATTGGCAGATTACTACTGACCCGGTCGGGCTACCGGAGAATTGTACCTGGTTTATTATGACTAATTTAGTGGGTGATATTCAAAAGTCAGTCGGTAATAACTATGGGCTAAGGACTTGGATTGAATATGGCTTCAAGCAAGCCAAGGATGAATTAGGCTGGGCAGATTACAGAGTTACTGATTATCAAACTATCGAGAGGTGGTGGGAGATTGTTTGTAGTGCCTATTTGATGGTTTCTCTCCAGTCTCAAATTTTTAAGGAGGCGGACTCACGCCAGCAATTTACTAGCACTTTTGACAAGCTAGAGCGTCAGTTTTGCCAGCATCAATGGTGGGATGAAGGTCGGGGCTGGAAGAATATTCTCAACAATTTACGCTTGATTATTCAGCCAACTATTTTCTTTCATTTAATCACTCCTTGGTTAAAGGTTTTCCAAATTCCGATGCTGAAACAAGGTTTTTTTCACTTAATAGACATTATGAATAAGTTCAACGCTTATGTTCCGGATGGATAG